Proteins from a single region of Streptomyces griseiscabiei:
- a CDS encoding DUF4240 domain-containing protein — translation MDETEFWELVDTAREDAEGDPEDQADLLVERLGRLDPEAVLDFARHFESRYHRAYTWDLWGAAWVLLDGASDDAFDFFRCWLIGQGREVFEGAVHDPDALADLLDDFDEEIDGDGEELGYAADEAYEQLTGVVAPDLGIPPAPREPEGTPLDFEDESALAERLPKLCERFRP, via the coding sequence ATGGACGAGACGGAGTTCTGGGAGCTGGTGGACACGGCCCGCGAGGACGCCGAGGGCGATCCGGAGGACCAGGCCGACCTGCTCGTGGAACGGCTCGGCCGGCTGGACCCGGAGGCGGTGCTGGACTTCGCCCGGCACTTCGAGTCCCGCTACCACCGCGCCTACACCTGGGACCTCTGGGGCGCCGCGTGGGTGCTGCTGGACGGTGCCAGTGACGACGCGTTCGACTTCTTCCGGTGCTGGCTGATCGGCCAGGGCCGGGAGGTGTTCGAGGGGGCGGTGCACGACCCGGACGCGCTCGCCGATCTGCTGGACGACTTCGACGAGGAGATCGACGGGGACGGCGAGGAGCTGGGGTACGCCGCGGACGAGGCGTACGAGCAGCTCACCGGTGTGGTCGCCCCGGATCTCGGTATCCCGCCCGCGCCCCGTGAACCCGAGGGCACCCCGCTCGACTTCGAGGACGAGTCCGCGCTCGCGGAACGCCTCCCGAAGCTCTGTGAACGCTTCAGGCCCTGA
- a CDS encoding peptidoglycan recognition protein family protein encodes MRVFRRSRGARIRRPPRVRRRRAQAPHAPRLDLPRPVLLLLAALPGLAAVLALVLCAIGVDRTEEGADGSVAARPAPAHRAPRPPIVPRSRWLEKDAPSQPPARYDDEIAAVFVHHTDSPNGYDCADAPRIIRGLYTGQTGAKDWDDIGYNFLVDRCGTIYEGRAGGIDRAVTGAHTQGFNHRTTGIAALGTFTAGVPVPQAMTDAIAALAAWKLGLTDTDPRGSVKLTSSNSLSRYASGTTALLPTLAGHSDGFMTSCPGAALAERLPAIRELAARLQGRS; translated from the coding sequence ATGCGTGTGTTCCGGAGGTCACGGGGTGCGCGAATACGGCGGCCGCCGCGGGTGCGCCGCCGCCGCGCACAGGCCCCGCACGCCCCGCGCCTGGACCTGCCCCGGCCCGTGCTCCTGCTGCTGGCCGCTCTGCCCGGACTGGCGGCCGTCCTCGCGCTGGTGCTGTGCGCGATCGGCGTGGACCGCACCGAAGAGGGCGCGGACGGCTCCGTCGCGGCCCGGCCCGCGCCGGCGCACCGGGCGCCCCGGCCGCCGATCGTGCCCAGGTCCCGCTGGCTGGAGAAGGACGCGCCCAGCCAGCCGCCCGCCCGCTACGACGACGAGATCGCCGCCGTCTTCGTCCACCACACGGACTCGCCCAACGGCTACGACTGCGCCGACGCGCCCCGCATCATCCGCGGCCTCTACACCGGCCAGACCGGCGCCAAGGACTGGGACGACATCGGCTACAACTTCCTCGTCGACCGCTGCGGCACCATCTACGAGGGCCGTGCGGGCGGTATCGACCGCGCGGTCACCGGAGCCCACACCCAGGGCTTCAACCACCGCACCACCGGCATCGCCGCCCTCGGCACCTTCACCGCCGGTGTCCCCGTCCCGCAGGCCATGACCGACGCCATCGCGGCCCTCGCCGCCTGGAAACTCGGCCTCACCGACACCGACCCCCGCGGCAGCGTCAAGCTCACCTCCAGCAACAGCCTCAGCCGCTACGCCTCCGGGACCACCGCCCTGCTGCCCACCCTCGCGGGCCACAGCGACGGCTTCATGACCAGCTGCCCGGGCGCGGCCCTCGCGGAACGCCTGCCCGCGATCAGGGAGCTGGCGGCCCGCCTCCAGGGCCGGAGCTGA
- a CDS encoding MarP family serine protease: MDVLDILLMLVILAYAASGYRRGLVAGCVSLAGFVGGAAIGVWVLPWMMELVEAGTPAATVTAVLTVLVPGVIGHELAGRLALRLRREIDRSPLRVADGIGGAAANTVAVLIVAWVAASVLGASSSPVVTNSIRNSALLGAVQNTMPDTTPAWFSDATSALTEAGFPQVFNPFENEATAEVAKPSGDSVTAAATGAAKRSTVKIEGVAGTQGREGSGFVYATEHVMTNAHVVAGIDDPSVRVGGVGKAYEAKVVLFDPDKDVAVLYVPGLKAPLLRFDDSAKRGDAAVVAGYPEDGGLDLQAATVASRIDATGRNIYNTDSVTRDIYSIRSTVRPGNSGGPLLTTDGRVFGVVFARSTSDAETGYVLTVDEVVSDAERAAIATAPVDTGDLVTS; this comes from the coding sequence GTGGACGTGCTCGACATCCTGCTGATGCTGGTGATCCTGGCCTACGCGGCGTCGGGTTACCGGCGCGGGCTGGTAGCGGGATGTGTGTCCCTCGCCGGTTTCGTGGGCGGCGCGGCGATCGGCGTCTGGGTGCTGCCCTGGATGATGGAGCTGGTGGAGGCGGGCACCCCGGCGGCCACGGTCACGGCGGTGCTGACCGTGCTGGTGCCAGGCGTGATCGGGCACGAGCTGGCGGGCCGGCTGGCGCTGCGGCTGCGCCGGGAGATCGACCGCAGTCCGCTGCGGGTGGCCGACGGCATCGGCGGTGCGGCGGCCAACACGGTCGCGGTGCTGATAGTGGCGTGGGTGGCCGCGAGCGTCCTCGGGGCGTCCTCGTCGCCGGTGGTGACCAACTCGATCCGTAACTCCGCGCTGCTGGGCGCCGTGCAGAACACGATGCCGGACACCACCCCGGCCTGGTTCTCGGACGCCACCTCCGCGCTCACCGAGGCGGGTTTCCCCCAGGTCTTCAACCCGTTCGAGAACGAGGCGACGGCCGAGGTCGCCAAGCCCTCCGGCGACAGTGTCACCGCGGCGGCGACCGGTGCCGCCAAGCGCAGCACGGTGAAGATCGAGGGCGTCGCGGGCACCCAGGGCCGTGAGGGCAGCGGCTTCGTGTACGCGACCGAGCATGTGATGACCAACGCCCATGTGGTGGCGGGCATCGACGATCCGAGTGTGCGGGTGGGCGGTGTCGGCAAGGCGTACGAGGCGAAGGTCGTGCTCTTCGACCCCGACAAGGACGTGGCGGTGCTCTACGTCCCGGGTCTCAAGGCCCCGCTGCTGCGCTTCGACGACAGTGCCAAGCGGGGTGACGCGGCGGTGGTGGCCGGCTATCCCGAGGACGGCGGCCTGGACCTCCAGGCGGCCACGGTCGCCAGCCGGATCGACGCGACCGGCCGGAACATCTACAACACGGATTCGGTCACCCGCGACATCTACTCGATCCGTTCCACCGTCCGCCCCGGCAACTCCGGCGGCCCTCTCCTCACCACCGACGGCCGGGTCTTCGGCGTCGTCTTCGCCCGCTCCACCTCGGACGCGGAGACGGGGTACGTCCTGACCGTGGACGAGGTCGTCTCCGACGCGGAGCGGGCGGCGATCGCGACGGCGCCGGTGGACACGGGCGATCTGGTGACGTCGTGA
- a CDS encoding GNAT family N-acetyltransferase, whose translation MPVPYIRVATSDDEDTLGRLDRDTWSTLHSVQERPRQPYEPFFNERVGAQDHLVAELDGTVVGYVRIVRPTGLACHTHVRQIQGLAVADAARGAGVARALLRAAQDESRRRGARRLTLRVLGHNTPARKLYESEGFVVEGVLPEEFLLDGQYVDDVLMGCRL comes from the coding sequence ATGCCCGTTCCGTACATACGCGTCGCGACCTCGGACGACGAAGACACCCTCGGCCGCCTCGACCGCGACACCTGGTCCACGCTGCACTCCGTCCAGGAACGCCCCCGACAGCCCTACGAGCCCTTCTTCAACGAGCGGGTCGGCGCCCAGGACCACCTCGTCGCCGAACTCGACGGCACCGTCGTCGGCTACGTCCGCATCGTCCGCCCCACAGGGCTCGCCTGCCACACCCACGTCCGGCAGATCCAGGGCCTCGCCGTCGCCGACGCCGCGCGCGGGGCGGGCGTCGCACGGGCGCTGCTGCGCGCCGCACAGGACGAGTCACGCCGTCGCGGCGCCCGCCGCCTCACCCTGCGCGTCCTCGGCCACAACACCCCGGCCAGGAAGCTCTACGAGTCCGAGGGCTTCGTGGTCGAGGGCGTCCTGCCCGAGGAGTTCCTGCTCGACGGGCAGTACGTGGACGACGTACTGATGGGCTGCCGGCTCTGA
- a CDS encoding TIGR01777 family oxidoreductase yields MTVESSVPPGSRIAIAGASGLIGSALARSLTDDGYEVLRLVRRAPRAPGEVRWDPDAGRVDEAGLAGCAAVVNLAGAGVASRRWTDAYKATIRGSRVHGTRTLAEAAAALDTPPSVFVNGSAIGFYGFTGDRVVDESAEPGAEFLSSLCVEWEGAAEAAREAGIRTAFARTGLVVAKGGGAWGPLFPLFKAGLGGRMGDGRQYWSFISQHDEVAALRHLIFTPSLSGPFNLTAPAPLTNREITAAMGRVLRRPTLFTVPAPVLRLALGGVAGDVLGSTRAVPTRLLESGFTFRNPEIDDAIRAALG; encoded by the coding sequence ATGACCGTTGAATCGTCCGTTCCGCCCGGTTCCCGTATCGCGATCGCCGGTGCGTCCGGCCTGATCGGTTCGGCTTTGGCCCGCTCCCTCACCGACGACGGCTACGAGGTGCTCCGGCTCGTACGGCGGGCGCCCCGGGCGCCGGGCGAGGTGCGCTGGGACCCGGACGCGGGGCGGGTCGACGAGGCGGGGCTCGCGGGGTGCGCGGCCGTCGTCAATCTCGCCGGCGCGGGGGTCGCGTCCCGCCGCTGGACGGACGCGTACAAGGCGACGATCCGCGGCAGCCGGGTGCACGGCACCCGGACGCTCGCCGAGGCCGCCGCCGCCCTCGACACCCCGCCGAGCGTCTTCGTCAACGGCAGCGCGATCGGCTTCTACGGCTTCACGGGCGACCGGGTGGTGGACGAGTCGGCGGAGCCGGGGGCGGAGTTCCTGTCCTCGCTGTGCGTGGAGTGGGAGGGGGCGGCCGAGGCCGCGCGGGAGGCCGGGATCCGGACGGCGTTCGCCCGGACGGGGCTGGTGGTGGCCAAGGGCGGGGGTGCGTGGGGGCCGCTGTTCCCGCTGTTCAAGGCCGGGTTGGGCGGGCGGATGGGGGACGGCCGCCAGTACTGGAGCTTCATCTCGCAGCACGACGAGGTCGCCGCGCTGCGGCATCTGATCTTCACTCCGTCGCTGTCCGGGCCGTTCAATCTGACGGCCCCGGCCCCGCTGACCAACCGTGAGATCACGGCGGCGATGGGCCGGGTGCTGCGCCGGCCCACCCTGTTCACCGTGCCCGCGCCCGTGCTCCGGCTCGCCCTCGGGGGCGTCGCCGGGGATGTGCTCGGCAGTACGCGGGCCGTCCCGACGCGGTTGCTGGAGTCGGGGTTCACGTTCCGGAACCCCGAGATCGACGACGCGATTCGAGCTGCGCTCGGCTGA
- a CDS encoding NAD(P)/FAD-dependent oxidoreductase has product MLESVHQSAFPADTENAEDTDVIVVGAGVAGLAAAGHLTRAGLRTTVLETAPAVGGRMTTEKIDGFRLDRTAQLLSTSYPELRRTPGLDTLPLRPFAPGVLLHADGRHQRAGATPVLRSARGALTAARALASAPRLPRNQGRQQVRSTGTRPGRLGAPADQSRLAMALARLAATAPERLLARAEVPAAQALAARGFPPRTIDGFVRPLLAALLADPALGTSSRCADLALHTFATGRLCIPEGGADTLPELLAAALPPGSVRTGVQVTGISTTSVTTAHHGVLTCRAVVLATDARSAAELLPGLRVPDFHPVTVLHHATDEPPLGEPALLLDADRSGPVSHTAVISQVDPSRAPAGRALITSTVLGTPPSPAHLDATVRAQLARLYRTSTTRWELLAAYHVPEAVPAMPAPHDLRRPVRLLAGLYVCGDHRDTSTVQGALHSARRAAHAVLTDLDARPTFLEEEPLDAAA; this is encoded by the coding sequence GTGCTTGAGTCGGTGCACCAGTCGGCGTTCCCGGCCGACACGGAGAACGCCGAAGACACAGACGTCATCGTCGTGGGAGCCGGCGTGGCCGGTCTCGCCGCGGCCGGACATCTGACCAGGGCGGGTCTGCGGACCACCGTCCTGGAGACCGCCCCGGCCGTCGGCGGCCGTATGACCACCGAGAAGATCGACGGCTTCCGGCTGGACCGGACGGCGCAGTTGCTCTCCACGTCGTACCCGGAGCTGCGCCGCACCCCGGGCCTGGACACCCTGCCCCTGCGGCCGTTCGCCCCGGGCGTCCTGCTGCACGCCGACGGGCGTCATCAGCGGGCCGGCGCCACCCCGGTTCTGCGGAGCGCGAGGGGCGCACTCACGGCCGCGCGCGCCCTCGCAAGCGCCCCCAGGCTCCCCCGCAACCAGGGCCGCCAGCAGGTCCGTTCCACGGGCACCCGGCCCGGTCGGCTGGGGGCTCCCGCCGATCAGTCCCGGCTGGCCATGGCCCTGGCCCGACTCGCCGCGACCGCGCCCGAACGGCTCCTCGCCCGGGCGGAGGTCCCGGCCGCCCAGGCCCTGGCGGCCCGGGGTTTCCCGCCCCGGACGATCGACGGTTTCGTCCGCCCCCTGCTGGCCGCGCTGCTGGCGGACCCCGCACTGGGGACCTCCAGCCGCTGTGCCGACCTGGCCCTGCACACCTTCGCCACGGGCCGGCTGTGCATCCCGGAGGGCGGCGCGGACACCCTTCCGGAGCTGCTCGCGGCGGCGCTGCCGCCGGGGTCGGTCCGTACGGGCGTCCAGGTCACCGGGATCAGCACGACCTCGGTGACGACGGCGCACCACGGCGTCCTCACCTGCCGCGCGGTGGTGCTGGCCACGGACGCCCGCTCCGCCGCCGAACTGCTCCCGGGACTGCGGGTGCCGGACTTCCACCCGGTGACGGTGCTGCACCACGCCACGGACGAACCCCCGCTGGGCGAACCGGCGCTGCTGCTGGACGCCGACCGCAGCGGGCCCGTCTCGCACACGGCGGTGATCAGCCAGGTCGACCCGAGCCGGGCCCCGGCGGGCCGTGCCCTGATCACCTCCACGGTTCTCGGCACTCCCCCGTCCCCCGCGCACCTCGACGCCACGGTCCGGGCCCAACTCGCCCGGCTCTACCGCACATCCACCACCCGCTGGGAGCTCCTCGCCGCGTACCACGTGCCCGAGGCGGTCCCCGCGATGCCCGCGCCGCACGATCTGCGCCGCCCGGTGCGTCTGCTGGCCGGCCTCTACGTCTGCGGTGACCACCGCGACACCAGCACCGTCCAGGGGGCGCTGCACTCCGCCCGCCGGGCCGCCCACGCGGTGCTGACGGACCTGGACGCCCGCCCGACGTTCCTGGAGGAGGAGCCGTTGGACGCGGCGGCGTGA
- a CDS encoding regulator, with product MTERPAQRTPNRQLAALIAEAGFSNAGLARRVDQLGLEHGLDLRYDKTSVTRWLRGQQPRGATPALIAEVFTRRLGRRLTAQDLGLDACAPVYAGLEFAATPEEAIDIVGGLWRKDSGSHAELRKIAFTPAGLVVPSRDWLIGRADDRVGRGDPAATRVPPQGRPVVPRQRSQTERGPGQKVTGGDIAALRSVGELFRALDDAYGGGHARQALVRYLEHEAEPMLRGAYGEQIGRRLFASAADLTRLAGWTSYDIGAHGLAQRYFVQALRLAQAAGDRAYGAYVLVTMSRQAVYLGHGREAVQLARVAQQGVGSAVPPVVQSLLHSVEARGHAVLGEVRASTAALVRAERALETARPGDEVPYWARFFDEAQLADEFGHSHRDLQQYRAAAQHAERSLQLRAPAYARSRLFCRVVLASARLGLGELDQACQLGAEAAGQAAEMRSVRAVEYVRDFERRLEPYRDAAPVRGYRDKVAALG from the coding sequence ATGACGGAACGACCCGCGCAGCGCACCCCCAACCGCCAGCTCGCCGCCCTCATCGCAGAAGCGGGGTTCTCGAACGCGGGACTAGCGCGCCGTGTGGACCAGCTCGGTCTCGAACACGGCCTCGACCTCAGATACGACAAGACGTCCGTCACCCGCTGGCTGCGCGGACAGCAGCCCCGGGGGGCGACACCCGCCCTCATCGCCGAGGTGTTCACCCGCCGCCTCGGCCGCCGGCTCACCGCCCAGGACCTCGGCCTGGACGCCTGTGCCCCCGTCTACGCGGGCCTGGAGTTCGCCGCCACCCCCGAGGAGGCCATCGACATCGTCGGCGGCCTGTGGCGCAAGGACTCCGGCAGCCACGCCGAGCTGCGGAAGATCGCCTTCACCCCCGCCGGACTCGTCGTCCCCAGCCGCGACTGGCTGATCGGCCGGGCCGACGACCGGGTGGGCCGCGGCGACCCGGCGGCCACCCGGGTCCCCCCGCAGGGCCGCCCGGTCGTCCCCCGGCAGCGCAGCCAGACCGAGCGCGGCCCCGGCCAGAAGGTCACCGGCGGGGACATCGCCGCCCTCCGCTCGGTGGGCGAGCTGTTCCGCGCCCTCGACGACGCGTACGGCGGCGGCCACGCCCGCCAGGCCCTCGTGCGCTATCTCGAACACGAGGCCGAGCCCATGCTGCGCGGCGCCTACGGCGAACAGATCGGCCGGCGGCTGTTCGCCTCCGCCGCCGACCTGACCCGGCTGGCCGGCTGGACCTCGTACGACATCGGGGCGCACGGCCTCGCCCAGCGGTACTTCGTGCAGGCGCTCAGGCTGGCGCAGGCTGCGGGGGACCGGGCGTACGGGGCGTATGTGCTCGTCACGATGAGCCGTCAGGCGGTCTATCTGGGGCACGGACGGGAGGCCGTGCAGCTCGCGCGCGTCGCCCAGCAGGGCGTCGGGTCGGCCGTACCGCCGGTGGTGCAGTCGCTGCTGCACTCCGTCGAGGCGCGCGGCCACGCGGTGCTCGGCGAGGTGCGGGCCTCCACGGCCGCGCTGGTCCGCGCCGAACGCGCCCTGGAGACGGCCCGCCCCGGGGACGAGGTCCCCTACTGGGCGCGGTTCTTCGACGAGGCGCAGCTCGCCGACGAGTTCGGCCACAGCCACCGCGACCTCCAGCAGTACCGGGCCGCGGCCCAGCACGCGGAGCGCTCCCTGCAGCTGAGGGCGCCCGCCTACGCCCGCAGCCGGCTCTTCTGCCGGGTCGTCCTCGCCTCGGCCCGCCTGGGCCTCGGTGAGCTGGACCAGGCCTGCCAGCTGGGCGCCGAGGCCGCCGGACAGGCCGCCGAGATGCGGTCCGTACGGGCCGTGGAGTACGTCCGCGACTTCGAACGCCGCCTGGAGCCCTACCGGGACGCCGCCCCGGTGCGCGGCTACCGGGACAAGGTGGCGGCGCTCGGGTAG
- the lipB gene encoding lipoyl(octanoyl) transferase LipB codes for MSGLRFVRMGFGTEAVEYQEAWDEQRRVHAARFADEVTDTVLLLEHPPVYTAGRRTADNERPLDGTPVIDVDRGGKITWHGPGQLVGYPIQKLPRPVDVVAHVRRLEEALIRTCAEFGVETTRVEGRSGVWVLGDPVERRLGGLSLDLDPRMTDDEFDPRMNGPEYAPSNAGQRREDRKIAAIGIRVAKGVTMHGFALNVNPDNKWFDRIIPCGIRDAGVASLAAELGRDITIAEVLPVAERHLRDVLEHADLQPRVVERATA; via the coding sequence GTGAGTGGGTTGCGGTTCGTCCGCATGGGGTTCGGCACGGAGGCCGTCGAGTACCAGGAGGCGTGGGACGAGCAGCGCCGGGTGCACGCGGCCCGCTTCGCCGACGAGGTCACCGACACGGTGCTGCTCCTGGAGCACCCGCCGGTCTACACGGCGGGGCGGCGTACGGCCGACAACGAGCGCCCCCTCGACGGCACGCCCGTCATCGACGTCGACCGCGGCGGCAAGATCACCTGGCACGGGCCGGGCCAGCTGGTGGGGTACCCGATCCAGAAGCTGCCCCGTCCGGTGGACGTGGTCGCCCATGTGCGGCGGCTCGAAGAGGCCCTGATCCGTACGTGCGCGGAGTTCGGCGTCGAGACCACCCGGGTCGAGGGCCGCAGCGGGGTGTGGGTGCTCGGCGATCCGGTCGAGCGGCGGCTCGGGGGGCTGTCGCTGGATCTCGACCCCCGGATGACCGACGACGAGTTCGATCCCCGGATGAACGGGCCGGAGTACGCGCCGTCCAACGCGGGGCAGCGGCGCGAGGACCGCAAGATCGCGGCGATCGGGATCCGGGTCGCGAAGGGGGTCACGATGCACGGCTTCGCGCTGAACGTGAACCCCGACAACAAGTGGTTCGACCGGATCATCCCCTGCGGCATCCGTGACGCGGGGGTCGCGTCCCTCGCGGCCGAGCTGGGGCGGGACATCACGATCGCGGAGGTCCTGCCGGTGGCCGAGCGGCATCTCCGGGACGTCCTGGAGCACGCGGACCTGCAGCCGCGGGTGGTGGAGCGCGCGACGGCGTAG
- the lipA gene encoding lipoyl synthase translates to MSAVAPDGRKMLRLEVRNSQTPIERKPEWIKTRAKMGPEYTKMQALVKGEGLHTVCQEAGCPNIYECWEDREATFLIGGDQCTRRCDFCQIDTGKPEALDRDEPRRVGESVVTMDLNYATITGVARDDLEDGGAWLYAETVRQIHQQTAERADGRTKVELLAPDFNAVPELLEEVFASRPEVFAHNVETVPRIFKRIRPGFRYERSLKVITEARDYGLVTKSNLILGMGETREEVSEALKQLHDAGCELITITQYLRPSVRHHPVERWVKPQEFVELKQEADEIGFSGVMSGPLVRSSYRAGRLYQMAVEKRGAYVASQAV, encoded by the coding sequence GTGTCCGCAGTCGCACCCGACGGACGCAAGATGCTGCGCCTGGAGGTCCGGAACAGCCAGACCCCCATCGAGCGCAAGCCCGAGTGGATCAAGACCCGGGCGAAAATGGGCCCCGAGTACACGAAGATGCAGGCCCTGGTGAAGGGCGAGGGGCTGCACACCGTCTGCCAGGAAGCAGGCTGCCCCAACATCTACGAGTGCTGGGAGGACCGCGAGGCCACCTTCCTCATCGGCGGCGACCAGTGCACCCGCCGCTGCGACTTCTGCCAGATCGACACCGGCAAGCCCGAGGCGCTGGACCGCGACGAGCCCCGCCGCGTGGGCGAGTCCGTGGTCACCATGGACCTGAACTACGCCACCATCACCGGCGTCGCCCGCGACGACCTGGAGGACGGCGGCGCCTGGCTCTACGCCGAGACGGTCCGCCAGATCCACCAGCAGACCGCGGAGCGCGCGGACGGCCGGACCAAGGTCGAGCTGCTGGCCCCCGACTTCAACGCCGTCCCGGAGCTGCTGGAGGAGGTCTTCGCCTCCCGCCCCGAGGTCTTCGCGCACAACGTGGAGACCGTGCCCCGGATCTTCAAGCGCATCCGCCCCGGCTTCCGTTACGAGCGCTCGCTGAAGGTCATCACCGAGGCGCGGGACTACGGTCTGGTCACGAAGTCGAACCTGATCCTCGGCATGGGCGAGACCCGTGAGGAGGTCAGCGAGGCGCTGAAGCAGCTGCACGACGCCGGCTGCGAGCTGATCACCATCACCCAGTACCTGCGTCCGAGCGTCCGCCACCACCCCGTGGAGCGCTGGGTCAAGCCGCAGGAGTTCGTCGAGCTGAAGCAGGAGGCCGACGAGATCGGCTTCTCCGGTGTGATGTCCGGCCCGCTGGTCCGCTCCTCGTACCGGGCCGGCCGCCTCTACCAGATGGCGGTCGAGAAGCGGGGCGCGTACGTCGCGTCGCAGGCCGTCTGA
- a CDS encoding SCO2195 family GlnR-regulated protein, whose translation MQAAPVRATAIPSFTDALRAVESLLMSSGQRTARRNAWTSVLEDRRRAKDRVETERVLEAAVASRTS comes from the coding sequence ATGCAGGCCGCACCCGTTCGTGCCACAGCGATCCCGTCGTTCACCGATGCACTCCGTGCCGTCGAGTCGCTGCTCATGAGCAGTGGTCAGCGCACCGCCCGTCGCAACGCCTGGACCTCCGTCCTGGAGGACCGCCGCCGCGCCAAGGACCGCGTCGAGACCGAGCGCGTCCTCGAAGCCGCCGTCGCCTCGCGCACCTCGTAG